Below is a window of Salvelinus sp. IW2-2015 linkage group LG35, ASM291031v2, whole genome shotgun sequence DNA.
AACCACgtactcttcctcctcttcttcctctgcagTTGCAATGCCTGCCCGAACTGTCTCCTCTGCAGGCGCCAACCCCCAATCTTCAGCAGTAGTGTCCTTCGCTCCATCCTCCACCCCCCAGGTACCAAACAGCCTCCCCTCCCACTGCCCAAGCCCGTCAACAGGGGCGTTAATGCTCTCCATGTTAGGTGAGTAGTAGTACTAGTTGTGTGGTTGTAGTAGTAGGGACCGCAGCTGCCTGTTTAATCACGGGATGCAGAATTAGCTAATGAGATGCCAGAGGAGACCAGGTGCAGCTTgcatcaatcacacacacaacacacacacacacacacacacacacacacacacacacacacacacacacacacacacattcactcagtgGAGCTTCCTCGTGTAACATGTAGTCAAGTGTCACATGCACGCATGTCTGCAGAAGACTCACGTTACATGCATAGGCGTTACTACAAGGGACATGTGCACGTCGCGCGCattctatctcacacacacactttgccacTCATCTTTATAATGATGTTATCCCTGCGGCTCCAGCAGCTGTTCCCCAGACGATAACTTAATAAGACTGAACTATTttagacagcagcagcagagcagagatTTTCCCTGGCATTGTACTCTCCCAGGACACCACTGACTCTGGTGGCTCTGAGCCTGCTGCTGCTCAGCTCCATACGAAGACAATATTAATGTTGTTTTTACCAGGGGCGTTTCTCGTCAGGGGAGCCTGACTTTATTCACTGTTGTTCTCTTCGAGATCTGATACGCCTATTACCTTAGGACtgtttaaacacattttttgtatatatccCCTCTAGTTTCCTGTGTCATTTTTACATGTAGGTTGGTTGGTTTAGCCTGGAGCTAGTGGGCTTGGAAGTCATTTGCCATGCGCTCGTGTCACCTATTTGCCATCTATAGTCTGTCAAGCTATTTCATATGTACGTTCTAGAATGTATGTAGACATTTCAGCTCTCACATTATGTAAACAATTCCGATGTATTAAACCATGTCGGATATGTTAAAAGGGGTGGCATACAATACTCTGAACAATGGGGTTTTTTCATGATGTAGCAGGAAGGAGAAACGGCAATAAGAAGTTGCTTCGCTGCATTCTTAATTTGGTACAATTACAATACGTTCCGTTACTGTCAACAATGCATTTTAGCCAGTGCATTTTGTTAGGTAATGTTCAAACCAAGGTTATCATAAACTACTGGGAAAAGTTATCGGATACTTGTAGATTTATAATCTGATCCGACATGATACGGAATATGCAATCATTGCTTGCCCAGCTGCTGTTGAAACATATCAAACTGTATACGAATGCTAGCTGAGCCAGTAGTGACTTTTCAAAGGTATTCCACTAGTTAATTAGGAAAATTCCTAACAGGTAGCTAGGTACAGAGTGATTACTTCACCGGCTAACCTAGAGGGCCTGAAGCTGAAGGAGTTTTGATAACCTCTTCACTTTCCCCATTGATGCCCCTCTCACAGCCCAGGCAAGCCCCTCAGACACTTAGCGCAGTACTCTAATTACACAAACCCTCTTGTTCTGGGTGCTGGTAGTGCGTTCAGTGTAAGCATATCCACCTTGGTCGTGTTCATAAGacaccacacatttttttttttaaatggctgaaACCAGGAAGGACTACCTGGACTGTATTTAAAATGTTGTGCTACGACGTGCCCAAATGAACACCACCCTGGTGTATGTGTAGTTAAGGTTAAGGTGACCAGATATTGGAATGAAAATCATGGATTTTTTTATATGGGGCTAGCTgtgcaaaaatataaaatacaatgtTATGGAACTATAGTTAACTATCAATTTTCACTATATTCCTTTCAAATACGTATTAATTCTAACACAGAAATGGATTACCCCTCCACCGTTATCTTAGGCTAGTCATTTTAGAATCACTTGTTTAGCAGCCTGGTGGGTATGGTTGTTCATGCAGTGGTTACATGTTTGTATCAATGATCAAACGTTCTCATAAATGGTCAAACAAGTTTGGTACAGGGATAGACAATTTGTACATGCAAATCTGACTGGATACagtgttttgattattgaaatataAACTTCAATATCAACAGTTGCATCTTTCTTTCTGAGGGATAATCGgggatattttttttgggggggggcagctCTAGCCAGGGACAGGCCACTAAAATTGGGGACTGTCCCTGGAAATCAGGGATGTCTGGTCACCCTATACACAGTGTATACATTCAGCGAGCCTATATGAGAGCTGAAGGCCTGTGTGTCGTGCCTCTCGTCCCCTGCCAGCCTCCACTCTACAGGGGGGTGAGAACCAGAATGACTCCCAACTGCCCCTCTACTGGTCCTGCTGGAAACGCGAGGGCGACTATGATGTCTACCTGTCCCTCCCTGTCTACCTGTGCCGGCGGGACGGCAGAGGCCTGCGGTCAGGTAAAACAAAGGATGCCCACCAATGCCCCTCTTCACTGGCATCGCCGCAGCAACGGTGCCCACCCTGTCTCTCTAACGTCTTCCCAAGCCTGCGTTGTATGTGTGGCTGTATGCCACACCCCTGTTAATGTCAACCTTCTGGTCACTTGCGTCATCATATTGCATCATCCTGACTTGAAAAGCCTCATGCCAAACGCTACCTGGATGCAACTGATGGACTAACCTATAACGGCCTGGATTGAGTGCTCTCTTCTGCTCATGCCACGTTAGGCTGCATGCGCGTAACAAGGTTGAGTGAGGTGTGGGTGTACGTGGGCCTCTGACCACCATATGTGTACTACCACCTCTGGCATGTGAATGGGGGAGTTACTGAGTGTCTCCCGTGATGGCTAGCTGTGGCAGCGCAGCGCAGCGCAGCGCAGACCAGGCTGCCCCATAAAGGCTAATCCACACATCTGCtctggagcgagagaggggagaagggcagATAAAGGGCTTGACTGTTTAAAGCAGATGTTATAATCCAGTCTATAGCATGCTTCATGTCTGGCGCTCAATCAGTCTGCTGCTGTGATCTATTGTACTCCAATGCAGTATGTCTCCATGGCTTTGTATTTTAATGCTATTTCATGTTGACACATTCATCAGCAACTGCATCGAGCTTACGTATTTAAAGGTTTGCATGCAATCGCAAAATGTCTATTCCAGCTTGGTTGAACAGGGTTTTTTCATAATTCTCAGTTCAGAGATGCTAAGAAGCGATGGATGCATACTGGCCAATTCGATTTGtatatggtctgtgtgtgttctagagCATGTGTACTTATTCAAACCCTCACTGTAACCTTGATTGCCACATGCACCCGTTTGTAATGTAAGACCCTGTCGGATACACTCATGTGGACCCAGTCATGTGACCTGGGTTTGTCGACCTATGCATTCATGTGGACTCAGTCATGTGATCTGGGTGTGTATATCCATTCATATGCACTCACCCATGTTACTTGGGCTCGATCTTACATGTAAATGGAGACGTAAACAAGCAAGTGCACTCACTTGATCCGCAGTTGAAATCCCAGATTTAGGTTAATAAAGTAAGTGAacatgtgtgtttgaatgtgtcaCACACTCTGATAAGAAACTGTTTCTCCATCCCACAGGCAACCTCACCCAGGCCGGTACCAGCCTTGTGCCAACTAAGCCCTCCCCACCGATGCCCCCCAAGAGGACCACCCCTGTCACAAAGCGCAACCCAGAGGACCCGTCTGCGTCCACCCAgtctgtctccaccccttccccttccctgCTTTCTCCTGAGGACCATCATAACCACTCAGCGGGCTTCCAGATGCCTCCCCCGTCACCGCCCTTACCCAACCAcatccccccttctcccccccgCCAGCATCTGCAAGCGCACTACCTCCACCACCAGCACTCCTACCAACATCCCATCCCCCAGCCCTTGCTCTTTGACCCCCCCAGCCCCACCAATGAGCCCCCCCAGCGGCCGGCCCCCGTCCCCCTGCACATCATGATCCAGAGGGCCCTGTCCAGCCCCGGCCCAGCCCAGCCACATCCCGACAGCTCCCAGCGCTCAGCTCACTCCCTGCTCTTCGAGACACCGCCCGAGTACCAGGGGGACCGCAGCCGGCCCCTAGCCGTCAGCATCCAGCCTCTGAAACTGTGAGTCCTATATGTCACTGTGGGTATTTCGTCAATGTTCTAGACTTGAGTAAAACACACACCTTTACACATTAGGTGTAAAGTTGGCAAGGACTTATGAAAGGATCTAGCCACACAATCTTTCTGTGATGCCAATGATTTATTATCAGCTCCATCAATAATGATATGTGACTGACGGCTTTTCCTATTTCTGTTGAAAATTCATCTGGTCTCCATCGCTCCATTTCTCACTATCAGGGCTGAGGATGACTactcggaggaggaggaggaggaggaggatgatgacgaagaagaggaggagtatgaTGGGGAGCTCCCCCAGCCAGAGCtggagccacggagcaggaggtgCATGGTGGGAGAGCCCAGCATCAACGTCATCCCTGAGGGACCCAAcagcagtgaggaggaggaggaggaagaacagcaGGACTTGCAAAGGGACGACAGCGACTCGGACGGGCCAGTGCTCTATAAAGATGAAGATTCAGacgaggatgatgaggaggatgagccTCCACCCAGTATGTATCTCTGTCTCACTTGAATTGCTTTATGGATAAACATTTATACTCAGATACAGCAGCATctttaaaatactgtaaaaatatatatgcCACCTATCAgacacattttacacattttacagTAGAGTGAGCTATGATGTGACTATGATCCCTGCGGGAATTTACCCGTCATTTGGCATTGTTAGCACTGCACTCTTACCAATTGAGCCACACATGAtacctatacagtaccagtcaaaggtttggacacacctactcaaacatcacggtcacctaataatccccagtttacaattggctctttcatccccctcctcccccctgtaactattcctcagGTCGTTgctgagaacgtgttctcagtcaacttacctggtaaaataatggataaataaaagtgcagtcgcaaaaacaatcgagcgctatgatgaaactggctctcatgaggaccgccacagcaaaggaagtaaagagttacctctgctgcagaggtacaggtaccagcctcagaatttgcagtccaaataaatgcttcagagttcaagtaacagacacatctcaacatcaactgttcagaggagactgtgtgaatcaggccttcatggtcgaaattgctgcaaagacacaactactaaaaaacaacaataagaagaagagacttgcttgggccaaggaacacgagcaatggatattagaccggtagaaatctgtcctttggtctgatgagtccaaatttgagttttGGTTCCagctgctgtgtgtttgtgagacgcagagtaggtgaacggatgatctgaaGCACGGTGGAGGaagtgtaggggtgctttgctggtgacactgtctgattttattttgaattcaaggcacacttaaccagcatggctgccacagtattctgcagcaatacgccatcccatcaggtttgcgcttagtggggctataatttgtttttcaacaggacaatgaccctacacactttcaggctgtgtaagggctatttgaccaagaaggagagtgatggagtgctgcatcagatgacctgacctccacaatcacccgacctcaacccaattgagatggtttgggatgagttggatcgccgactgaaggaaaagcagccaacaagtgctcagcatatgtgggaactccttcaagactgttggaaaagcattccaggtgaagctggttgagagagtgccaagagtttgcaaagctgtcaaggcaaagggtggctactttgaagaatctcaaacatttaaatatattttgatttatttaacacttttttggttactacatgattccatatgtgttatttcatagttttgatgtcttcactattattctacaaagtataaAATAGTGAACATAaagaaaactcttgaatgagtaggtgtgcccaaactaatgactggtactgtatatctttgtATACCTGACTACATCTCTCTGTGGTTCTTGTTCAGGTGCTTTGGCCAGCAGGGTCAGAAGGAAAGACACTTTAGCTTTGAAACTGAGTAACCGACACGCCCCAGAGAAACATGCTCGAGAGGACAAGTCCAGCGGTCACACCGAACGATGCACTCCGGgacacacaccaggacacacacaccaagggTCAACAGGGCTGACGTGGCAGAGCAGGGAGCAATGGGATGCCATACGCACACAAATAGGCTCTGCACTCACAAGGTAATAGATAAAGCCACAGAGTCTCACTATCATTTTCTTCtcactctttcctcttctctctttctctcttttctctccacatatacacacaccaaatCTAACACAAGGTTGATGTGATATTGATATTCTAACTTCTATCCTCTAGGCGTCTCAGCCAGAGACCCAGTGCAGAGGAGCTGGAGCAGAGAAACATCCTTCAACGTAAGTCTTTCCAACTCCCCATCACAATTTTTTCGACAGGTGAAGGCTTTGTGGTGGAGGCGTGGAGCCCTTGCCTTCACCTGTCTGATCATGTCTAATCAGAGACCTTGAAGGGAGGAAGGAATAATGCACTTTTATGGAATTAGAATGGGGCCTAGGTTTTCACCTAATCACTGATCAATCCCCACTGGTATTTCTCTCTCAGTAAGGATtcttattatttatataaatgaggCCACATTCCAAGTGCATGAGGCCACTTATCATCGTGGATTAGAAGAAAAAATTATGTCAGTGTACTTTTGTATTTGTACCTTTATTAAGTCCCATTGGAAATTCAAATTTTTGTGAAAAAGACAACAATTGCACAATTTGGTGAATGTCTGTACAGGGTTCTAAACATTGGTTTAGAACCCTGTACagaaccctgctctctctctctccttttcagcCAAGAAccaggtagacaggcaggcagaggttcgaGAGATCAAACGTAGGCTCACCAGGAAGGTAAGACCAGTGACACACGCACAACTGTTACCTGTAATAAGATAGTTCTCTCATTTAACAGAACATTTACATACAGAGGATTAACTAGAGTGAATTGTTATAAAACGAGAGAAGATGGAAGGTTGTCTTCTTCAAGGGAGACTGGCAATGAGGcgctttatctacttccccagattcagatgaacttgtggataccattttgactcgcaaaactacctctaacttccttcatactgaacataaattcatctgactctggggaagtagataaagttcatcattgccaaaatcctgaagtatccctttaaactcTTAATTTAACTCCTCTAGCTGAGTCAGAGGCCCACGGTTGCTGAGCTTCAGGCCAGAAAGATCTTGCGCTTCCACGAGTATGTGGAGGTCACCACAGCCAATGATTACGATCGGCGAGCGGACAAGCCCTGGACCAAGCTAACACCCGCCGACAAGGTACAATCAGCTGTCACTCATAGCTCCCTAAATCACGGCTTGTAATGCACTTATTTATTGACACCAGTATATCTTATTGCCCAGAAAAGGAAGTATATATTTCTGTCTTTACTTTAGTATTTAGATGCTGTTTATGCAAGTCTTCACTATATTAACTTTCCCTCCTTCGTCCAGGCTGCCATTCGGAAGGAGCTCAATGACTTTAAGAGCTCTGAAATGGAGGTTCATGAAGACAGTAGGATCTATACAAGGTACTTCCTCAGCTTATGGACAACATGAAGTTATATACACCATTCCATAATATAGATCTTGAATTAACATACCAAGACATTTGTTTCGGTCCCTTTAATTGGCGGCTCTTACAGCCTTGGAAAATACCTTTTTGATATGTTGAGTTGTTGTGATTGATCAAATTATCATTGATGTCCCTTTCTTTAGGTTCCACCGGCCTTAGCATCCACCCTATACTGGAAAGCACTTTCTTAACCAGTGGCTGGCAGAGTCTCTGGAGAGGAGTCGTAGGGTCTTGGTGCTCCCTAAACAGACTGCCTTTTTTATGTTGCTGAATGTACTGTACAGATTATCAAGGAAGGCCCTGGAATTGACTGAACTGAAAACGGGGACTGAGGACCAGATGCAGTATTTCTCCTGGACAGTAGGGGGGACCAAGTGCCAACAAAGTGGAGAGCTGGCAGATGGGCTTGACCGAGAGGGCTGACTGGGAGCCACCCTGCCGATGTGTGTTATCCCTCAGGGACTTGGTTCCCCTGACAAAGACCTTTTGCCGCCTCTTTCGATGTTGCCTTTTTTCTGCTTTTACTCTGTATTGCACAGTTAACCCATGTTGCAGagatgtaaatgtaataacattaCAGTAATAATAATTACGGCTACAATAATAAACACAGTAATAATACATGTTAGAGAGGAAGCTGCAGAAAGAGGATAAGGAGGAAGACGACTGTGGGATTTGCCGTTCCCAAGACTGGAAAAGCTCTGGGATAATTGTGTATAGATTTCTGTGATTTGTTAGACTGAAACTTTGGAGAGTTCTAATAATGACAACTGTAATGCATAATATTTTGATCACAACAGAAATTACTGCTTTTATTTGAACCTGTTTTGTAGTgtgcatttttacattttagtcatttagcagacgctcttatccagagcgacttacaggagcaattatggttaagtgccttgctcaagggcacatcggcagatttttcccGCCtggtcggcttggggattcgaaccagcaaacttttggttactggcccaacgttcttaaCCGCTAGCCTGCCCTGCCTGTATTTGTATTTGGCTGTAACGTGGGGTGAGCATTTGAGCTTATACTAGTCATAGGAAAGAACACAATGAGGAGGTAGTTGGTGTGCTATTCTTTTTATTTGTTTCGTTCTTTTTTTGCCAGACACTGATCCCTATGCTGACAGTAGAATGCTGGTTTTTCATGTCGCAGATTTCTTCAATTCGCTGCATGAGCCAACACACAGTGCAATTATTGAATCAATacataattcttttttttttatttatgcttttttattagaattttttGTACTTCTCTACATAGGTCAAACCATGCAATGCTGCAAATAATAGCTGTTTTAAAATGCTAAGATCATGATGATGGCATcttaaataaaacaaaagttaAAATGTTACAAATCTTTAGAGAATGTATCAAAGTGCAGTTAGTGTAGATCAGGATTTGATTAATCAAACATGAAAAAACAATTTAGTGCATTTTACAGGGAATAATTTCGTCAGGAAAATACTTTTTTATCTGAAGAAATGTATCATGCATTGTCTTCTGGTCAGTAGAttacagggtcctttgctgtacAGATGCATTTAGGTTACTGTTGTGTAAATCTTTTTCTTCCttattatttgaaaataaatgttaaatataatAAAGTATTATATGTTGCTATTTTTCTAAGCACAAAATATTACTATATGATTAAACACTACAACAATGGGAATCTTTAAGTGTACCTGTTCAGTTTTACTTAGTTTTTTTATGAAATGTAGAATTTTAGTAACTGACTATAATTAAAAACCTTAATCACTCTTTGTGTCTTGTTGTTGGACTTATGCCGCGTTCACGCGCTAAACAATGCATTATTTCAGGTCCATTCCCGTCTCCACGCTCTACGGATAATAATTTCAGTCGTATACGCCAGCTACACATCTGGTTTAAAGGTTATTGTTGTTCAATAAGCATACAATATGTGGACAATTTTACAGCTTTTCTACATCGTCCAAATGTATTTCTCCGGGATGGATTACATCTGAATAGGTATGGTACAAGCATTCTCTCCTCAAACCTGGCTCTCACTATCGCCTCATACAGGGCATGTGAGAAC
It encodes the following:
- the phactr4b gene encoding phosphatase and actin regulator 4B isoform X4 gives rise to the protein MSATAHPAPRHLWQGRDLSKALPEQGTEPRGHLQGGLKPLPTDLPTAAEDHHLPTPMTFYRTVDCCASDLVMENRVDEVDHLHNTTEGDGDSTPLPCKGKGKFSTLGKIFKPWKWRKKKSSEKFTETSEVLERKMSMRRPRQELIEQGVLKELSENDGDDPHSLKQSYVKNGHTLPVGGGGGGGRGQENQTRPPSDLGMNPSDFKVNPAWLPQIEDRRVRFPPDVELHGDQGGPRGSGQQEEGRRGGGAVRSQGEGEWKSNMAWQGQAMGQVQGMGQEEGRRGGRLHPSDGDKRPGLQKAPSEDGRRSRPAETAWKPTLPRHASAEEGRARRESESHFVPDPDLLRDTLRESLPPKQSVMPPKWLMSSTPEPGSEGSPSSHTPSNHPATTYSSSSSSSAVAMPARTVSSAGANPQSSAVVSFAPSSTPQVTKQPPLPLPKPVNRGVNAAMLGNLTQAGTSLVPTKPSPPMPPKRTTPVTKRNPEDPSASTQSVSTPSPSLLSPEDHHNHSAGFQMPPPSPPLPNHIPPSPPRQHLQAHYLHHQHSYQHPIPQPLLFDPPSPTNEPPQRPAPVPLHIMIQRALSSPGPAQPHPDSSQRSAHSLLFETPPEYQGDRSRPLAVSIQPLKLAEDDYSEEEEEEEDDDEEEEEYDGELPQPELEPRSRRCMVGEPSINVIPEGPNSSEEEEEEEQQDLQRDDSDSDGPVLYKDEDSDEDDEEDEPPPSALASRVRRKDTLALKLSNRHAPEKHAREDKSSGHTERCTPGHTPGHTHQGSTGLTWQSREQWDAIRTQIGSALTRRLSQRPSAEELEQRNILQPKNQVDRQAEVREIKRRLTRKLSQRPTVAELQARKILRFHEYVEVTTANDYDRRADKPWTKLTPADKAAIRKELNDFKSSEMEVHEDSRIYTRFHRP
- the phactr4b gene encoding phosphatase and actin regulator 4B isoform X7; this translates as MACCLKSHHHGSWTLSSHPVDEVDHLHNTTEGDGDSTPLPCKGKGKFSTLGKIFKPWKWRKKKSSEKFTETSEVLERKMSMRRPRQELIEQGVLKELSENDGDDPHSLKQSYVKNGHTLPVGGGGGGGRGQENQTRPPSDLGMNPSDFKVNPAWLPQIEDRRVRFPPDVELHGDQGGPRGSGQQEEGRRGGGAVRSQGEGEWKSNMAWQGQAMGQVQGMGQEEGRRGGRLHPSDGDKRPGLQKAPSEDGRRSRPAETAWKPTLPRHASAEEGRARRESESHFVPDPDLLRDTLRESLPPKQSVMPPKWLMSSTPEPGSEGSPSSHTPSNHPATTYSSSSSSSAVAMPARTVSSAGANPQSSAVVSFAPSSTPQVTKQPPLPLPKPVNRGVNAAMLASTLQGGENQNDSQLPLYWSCWKREGDYDVYLSLPVYLCRRDGRGLRSGNLTQAGTSLVPTKPSPPMPPKRTTPVTKRNPEDPSASTQSVSTPSPSLLSPEDHHNHSAGFQMPPPSPPLPNHIPPSPPRQHLQAHYLHHQHSYQHPIPQPLLFDPPSPTNEPPQRPAPVPLHIMIQRALSSPGPAQPHPDSSQRSAHSLLFETPPEYQGDRSRPLAVSIQPLKLAEDDYSEEEEEEEDDDEEEEEYDGELPQPELEPRSRRCMVGEPSINVIPEGPNSSEEEEEEEQQDLQRDDSDSDGPVLYKDEDSDEDDEEDEPPPSALASRVRRKDTLALKLSNRHAPEKHAREDKSSGHTERCTPGHTPGHTHQGSTGLTWQSREQWDAIRTQIGSALTRRLSQRPSAEELEQRNILQPKNQVDRQAEVREIKRRLTRKLSQRPTVAELQARKILRFHEYVEVTTANDYDRRADKPWTKLTPADKAAIRKELNDFKSSEMEVHEDSRIYTRFHRP